A stretch of the Enoplosus armatus isolate fEnoArm2 chromosome 13, fEnoArm2.hap1, whole genome shotgun sequence genome encodes the following:
- the pigw gene encoding phosphatidylinositol-glycan biosynthesis class W protein, which translates to MSQRELKEAFVSNLNGTSLQEVALGSFLTPLCLINRGLVLILYHLAKGTLPLPLMSHLLLDFSVLILPLVLSCTVLSSVLHQVILSLTFVSACVLCYVYRINSHPPARHPQNTISAFLQSHVQVNQVPFVTVFRVFVNVKTAISILAVDFSVFPRRYAKTETYGTGVMDFGVGAYVFANALVCPEARRKNISGSKMNHITKQLLAVWPLVVLGMVRLVSVKMTGYQEHVTEYGVHWNFFFTLAIVRVVASMLLAVVPASKSWVLAFLISGFYQFTLETSGLKTFIIHNNDREKDFLHANKEGIFSVVGYVAIYMAGVQVGLYVMQPRSQVRQWLKALSNLLLGSCVLYTALWTCQTLVEPVSRCLANLPFCLWSVAQSLFFMSCLGIADMVLLFSKKTSGCHVVPTSWNLCKKQSDSVSDKKAGEIERLCLVQAVSRNQLLFFLLANIMTGLTNSLVDTLRCSSLISVCVLLSYMFINCFVIYVLHLCGITVKFW; encoded by the coding sequence ATGTCTCAGAGGGAACTGAAGGAAGCGTTTGTCAGTAATCTCAATGGGACCAGTCTGCAGGAGGTGGCACTGGGCTCATTTCTCACCCCACTATGCCTCATCAACAGAGGACTGGTTCTGATCCTCTACCATCTGGCCAAAGGGACACTGCCACTTCCACTGATGTCTCACCTGCTTCTAGACTTCTCTGTGCTTATTCTACCCCTCGTCCTGTCATGCACCGTTCTGAGCAGCGTTCTCCACCAGGTCATCCTGAGCTTAACCTTTGTTTCGGCTTGTGTGTTGTGCTACGTCTACCGTATCAACAGTCATCCTCCTGCTCGCCACCCACAGAACACTATCAGCGCCTTCCTCCAGAGTCACGTTCAAGTCAACCAGGTTCCCTTTGTGACTGTCTTTCGagtgtttgtaaatgtgaaaacagccatCAGCATTCTTGCTGTAGATTTTAGTGTCTTCCCAAGACGTTATGCTAAAACAGAAACCTATGGGACAGGTGTTATGGACTTTGGGGTTGGGGCGTATGTCTTTGCAAATGCCCTTGTCTGTCCAGAGGCACGGAGGAAGAACATCTCAGGATCCAAGATGAATCATATCACAAAGCAGCTCCTGGCTGTCTGGCCCCTAGTTGTTCTGGGTATGGTAAGGCTAGTGAGTGTCAAAATGACCGGTTACCAGGAGCATGTGACAGAATATGGTGTCCACTGGAATTTCTTCTTCACGCTGGCCATCGTCAGAGTTGTGGCTTCTATGCTTTTGGCTGTTGTACCAGCCAGTAAGTCGTGGGTCCTTGCCTTTCTGATCAGCGGATTTTATCAGTTCACTCTGGAGACATCAGGGCTGAAGACTTTCATTATCCACAAcaatgacagagaaaaagattttCTGCATGCTAACAAGGAGGGCATATTCTCTGTAGTGGGTTATGTTGCCATCTACATGGCAGGAGTTCAGGTCGGACTCTATGTGATGCAACCAAGATCCCAGGTTAGACAGTGGCTCAAAGCCCTTTCTAACCTCTTGTTGGGAAGTTGTGTCCTGTATACTGCTTTGTGGACATGTCAGACACTTGTGGAGCCAGTGTCTCGCTGCCTAGCTAATTTACCCTTCTGCCTCTGGAGTGTTGctcagtctttgttttttatgtccTGCCTTGGTATAGCTGACATGGTTTTACTGTTTTCCAAAAAAACATCAGGCTGTCACGTTGTACCCACATCATGGAATTTGTGTAAAAAACAATCAGACTCGGTGTCTGACAAAAAGGCAGGTGAAATTGAAAGACTCTGCCTTGTTCAAGCTGTCAGCAGGAATCAGctgttatttttcttacttGCAAATATCATGACAGGATTGACCAACTCCCTAGTGGACACACTTCGTTGTAGCAgtttaatatctgtgtgtgttttgctgtcatACATGTTCATCAATTGCTTTGTAATATATGTTTTACATCTTTGTGGAATTACAGTAAAATTCTggtaa
- the LOC139295066 gene encoding unconventional myosin-XIX, producing the protein MSSADNRRKVGAGYRNGGGTVKGCAQKARSPHPSLNDSLEGEVQAFLTDEDLLHTYDDLTKVNPVTPTTVLKCLQARYSVKVFYTHAGCTLVALNPFQPIPDLYSLDVMKEYHSAAQPQESKPHIFIVAEEAYRNVQGQLEPVNQSLVVSGESGAGKTWTSRCLMKYYATVAASSSVAKSQYTVERIERRVLDSNPIMEAFGNACTLRNNNSSRFGKYIQLQLDRCQLLVGASVQTYLLEKTRVACQPASERNFHIFYQMMKGATDEQRKEWKMPHGQQFLWLPNSEKTVDEDCFHETVEAMVHLGIHSERQRQIFRILAGILQLGNVNFSSSMDESQACNLDEQSKDFLQRAAELLCVPAEELQMCLRVRTLKAGKQSVLKPCSQAECSMRRDCLAKAIYAQLFDWLVTFINNSICADKSMWCNFIGVLDVYGFECFHINNLEQLCINYANEKLQQHFVAHYLRAQQEEYVSEGLQWSFVKYQDNQSCLDLIEGSPVSVFSLLNEESRLNRASDAKTFRIRLEKELCGNANISWDKFSKEPHFTVAHYAGKVTYQIQGMVEKNKDPVPQELIHLLQKSDNLLLHQIFTDKDTENTTTKGLSKVTVVSKFKNSLESLMRILHTTTPHYTRCIKPNPDCKPLTFKKEEVIMQLEACGIVETIHISAAGFPIRIPFKGFMQRYGLIAKYSNFKSGSRCVDMEADSNAILRQEVEKLLSVVLQHKECDPSHNLDSEKHSSWVHCGRTKVFLTQLMLNLLEEQRKKILSQCAFSIQCCWLRYQRHRRHAYQQSATLIQAAVRSWLVRRRVQRWSRAAALIQNTWREWRALLKSLAEAELDDAKDFVEEDVPPLNPVIRERGSVQLSTIQEPVTVRGWPMGLALASAPSITVSLTATGFQKMMSVMASLNLPSRRGEYKVETNQYTKGLASIRAQPKGSVKLHYQRSPLLYADRQPDMKTDVTGFNEILLEKTL; encoded by the exons ATGAGTTCTGCGGACAACAGACGTAAAGTTGGAGCTGGATACAGAAATGGAGGGGGAACG GTGAAAGGATGCGCCCAGAAAGCCCGTTCTCCTCACCCGTCCCTAAATGATTCACTGGAGGGAGAGGTTCAGGCCTTCCTCACTGATGAAGACCTACTCCACACTTATGATGACCTCACCAAAGTCAACCCTGTGACCCCAACAACAG TGCTGAAATGTCTGCAGGCCAGGTACAGTGTGAAGGTGTTTTACACCCATGCTGGCTGCACCTTGGTGGCTCTCAACCCCTTCCAGCCAATCCCAGACCTCTACTCTCTAGATGTGATGAAGGAGTATCACAGTGCTGCTCAGCCCCAG GAGTCCAAACCACATATCTTTATTGTGGCGGAAGAAGCCTACAGGAATGTTCAGGGCCAGCTGGAGCCAGTGAACCAATCCTTGGTGGTCAGCGGGGAGAGCGGTGCAGGAAAG ACATGGACGTCTCGTTGCCTGATGAAGTACTATGCCACTGTGGCGGCCTCCTCCTCGGTGGCGAAGAGTCAGTACACAGTGGAGAGGATAGAGAGGAGGGTGCTGGACTCCAACCCCATCATGGAAGCTTTTG GCAATGCCTGTACGCTAcggaacaacaacagcagtcgCTTTGGAAAGTACATCCAGCTGCAGCTAGACAG GTGTCAGCTGTTAGTGGGGGCGTCAGTGCAGACATATTTGCTAGAGAAGACCAGGGTGGCCTGCCAACCGGCTAGTGAGAGGAACTTCCACATCTTTTACCAG atgaTGAAAGGGGCTACAGATGAGCAGAGGAAGGAGTGGAAGATGCCTCATGGCCAACAATTTCTGTGGCTGCCAAATTCAGAAAAAACAGTTGATG aGGATTGCTTTCACGAGACTGTCGAGGCAATGGTTCATCTGGGCATTCATTcagaaaggcagagacaaaTATTCAGG ATATTAGCAGGGATTCTGCAGTTGGGGAATGTGAATTTCTCCTCGTCAATGGATGAATCACAAGCTTGTAACCTAGATGAACAGTCCAAAG ACTTCTTGCAGAgggctgctgagctgctgtgtgtcccCGCTGAAGAGCTTCAGATGTGTTTAAGAGTGAGGACGTTGAAGGCCGGGAAGCAGAGCGTGCTCAAGCCCTGTTCCCAGGCAGAGTGCAGCATGAGGAGAGACTGCCTGGCTAAGGCCATCTACGCCCA GTTATTTGACTGGCTGGTTACATTCATCAACAACAGCATATGTGCAGACAAATCCATGTGGTGCAACTTCATAG GAGTTCTAGATGTGTATGGGTTTGAGTGTTTCCACATCAATAACCTGGAGCAGTTGTGCATCAACTACGCCAAtgaaaaactgcagcagcactttGTGGCTCATTATCTCAGAGCTCAGCAG GAGGAATATGTGTCAGAGGGGTTGCAGTGGTCCTTTGTCAAATACCAAGACAACCAGAGCTGTCTGGATCTTATAGAGGGAAGccctgtcagtgtgttttctcttcttaaTGAG GAGAGTCGTCTTAATCGAGCCTCAGATGCAAAGACGTTCAGGATTCGTTTGGAGAAGGAGCTCTGTGGTAATGCCAACATCAGCTGGGATAAATTCAGCAAGGAGCCCCACTTCACTGTGGCCCATTACGCCGGCAAAGTCACCTACCAGATACAGGGGATGGTGGAGAAAAACAAG GACCCAGTGCCACAAGAGCTCATCCACCTGCTTCAGAAGTCTGACAACCTCCTGCTTCACCAGATCTTCACTGACAAGGACACTGAGAACACCACTACCAAGGGGCTCAGTAAAGTTACTGTGGTCTCCAAGTTCAAG AACTCTCTGGAGAGCCTGATGAGGATCCTCCACACCACAACTCCTCACTACACCCGCTGCATCAAACCAAACCCAGACTGCAAGCCGCTGACCTTCAAGAAGGAGGAG GTTATCATGCAGTTGGAGGCCTGTGGGATTGTGGAGACTATTCATATTAGTGCTGCTGGCTTTCCAATAAG AATTCCGTTCAAAGGCTTCATGCAACGTTATGGACTGATtgcaaaatattcaaatttcaAGTCAGGGAGTCGTTGTGTTG ATATGGAGGCTGACAGCAACGCCATTCTTCGGCAAGAGGTGGAGAAGCTCCTCAGTGTCGTGTTACAACACAAGGAGTGTGACCCCTCGCACAACCTTGACAGTGAAAAACACAGTTCGTGGGTGCACTGCGGAAGGACTAAAGTTTTTCTCACCCAGTTGATG CTAAATTTGCtggaggaacagaggaagaagatccTGTCTCAGTGTGCCTTCTCCATTCAGTGCTGCTGGCTGCGATACCAGCGCCACAGACGCCACGCCTATCAGCAGTCTGCTACTCTGATCCAAGCAG CGGTGCGGTCGTGGCTGGTCAGGAGGCGGGTCCAGAGATGGAGCAGAGCAGCTGCACTCATCCAGAACACCTGGAGGGAGTGGCGG GCACTATTGAAATCGTTGGCTGAGGCAGAACTGGATGATGCAAAGGACTTTGTGGAGGAGGACGTGCCACCATTGAACCCTGTCATCAGGGAGCGGGGCTCGGTACAGCTCTCCACCATCCAGGAGCCTGTCACGGTGCGAGGGTGGCCCATGGGCCTGGCTCTGGCCTCTGCCCCGTCCATCACCGTGTCTCTGACAGCCACAGGCTTCCAGAAGATGATGTCTGTGATGGCCTCCCTCAACCTGCCCTCTAGGAGAGGGGAGTATAAGGTGGAGACCAACCAGTACACGAAGGGGCTCGCCTCCATACGGGCTCAGCCCAAG GGATCTGTCAAGCTGCACTATCAGCGATCTCCACTCCTCTACGCTGACAGGCAACCAGACATGAAGACTGACGTGACAGGGTTCAACGAGATCCTGCTAGAGAAAACTTTGTAA
- the znhit3 gene encoding zinc finger HIT domain-containing protein 3, with translation MQICSVCSEHTPKYRCPACKIRYCSLGCYKRHKDTCLPVEQPAHIEPEAKDALNTEPWTVEDLLHESDIVDKVPLQRLQLLGQSKEIRDLLCNPHLRQLLRSVDSANSKDDAMKAAMQEPLFVEFSDQCLKIVEKEKLSFL, from the exons ATGCAGATATGCAGCGTGTGCAGCGAACATACACCGAAATACAGATGTCCAGCCTGCAAAATAAGATA ttGTTCACTTGGCTGTTACAAGAGACATAAAG ACACTTGCCTTCCCGTTGAGCAGCCAGCACATATTGAACCTGAAGCTAAGGATGCTCTCAACACCG AGCCGTGGACTGTTGAGGATCTTCTGCATGAAAGTGACATTGTTGACAAAGTGCCTCTGCAGAGGCTCCAGCTGTTAG GACAGTCAAAAGAGATAAGAGACCTTCTTTGCAACCCACATCTGAGACAGTTGTTACGCTCCGTTGACAGTGCAAATAGCAAAGATGACGCGATGAAGGCTGCCATGCAGGAGCCTCTGTTTGTTGAATTTTCAGATCAGTGTTTGAAAattgtagaaaaagaaaagctatcATTCCTGTGA
- the vkorc1l1 gene encoding vitamin K epoxide reductase complex subunit 1-like protein 1: MYACLQLGQRMMAAPVLRVSTPRWERIARLLVCLLGILLSLYAFHVEREKARDPSYKAMCDVSSSISCSKVFSSRWGRGFGLLGSIFGNDSALNQPNSVYGIVFYAFQLLLGMTVSAMAALILMTTSILSVVGSLYLGYILYFVLKDFCIICITTYALNFILFILNYKRLVYLNEAWKQQLQAKQD; the protein is encoded by the exons ATGTATGCGTGTCTCCAGCTAGGCCAGAGAATGATGGCGGCGCCCGTCCTGAGAGTGTCCACCCCTCGGTGGGAAAGAATAGCTAGGCTTCTTGTTTGCCTGCTGGGCATACTGTTGTCTCTATATGCCTTTCACGTCGAGAGGGAAAAGGCTCGGGATCCGAGTTATAAGGCTATGTGCGACGTCAGCAGCTCCATCAGCTGTTCAAAAGTGTTCAGCTCAAG GTGGGGTCGAGGATTTGGACTCTTGGGCTCAATTTTTGGAAATGACAGTGCACTGAACCAACCTAACAGTGTGTACGGGATCGTCTTTTATGCCTTTCAGCTTCTACTAG GAATGACTGTCAGTGCAATGGCCGCCCTTATTCTCATGACGACATCCATCTTGTCGGTGGTGGGCTCGCTCTACCTGGGCTACATCCTCTACTTTGTCCTAAAGGACTTCTGCATCATCTGCATCACCACATATGCGCTGAACTTCATTCTCTTTATTCTCAACTACAAGCGACTGGTTTACTTGAATGAGGCCTGgaagcagcagctccaggccaAGCAGGACTAA
- the gusb gene encoding beta-glucuronidase yields the protein MVLPGGLAVLRALCLFAVFDAVCLLDSGMLFPRESSSREVKELNGLWGFRADKSPNRNQGFERAWYKSRLAETGPVIDMPVPASYNDITQDPTLRDFIGWVWYEREVVVPARWVADEGTRVVLRVGSAHYYSVVWVNGVKVTEHKGGHLPFEAEIGSLIRKDPTMPCRITIAVNNTLTLESLPPGIVQYMDDRTKYPEGFFVQNIYFDFFNYAGIHRPVLLYTTPKAYVDDITVVTDFVDNIGLVKYKVSVQGDATATLTVTLIDKDGHCLASSSEPSGVLKVVDVKLWWPYLMHENPGYLYSLEVRLVAANEDVYTLPFGIRTVNVTSTQFLINNKPFYFHGVNKHEDADIRGKGLDWPLIVKDFNLLKWLGANSFRTSHYPYAEEILQMCDRHGIVVIDECPGVGIKDIRSFGNASLTHHLAVMDELVRRDKNHPSVVMWSVANEPAAEMPPAEYYFKTLIKHTKALDPIRPVTYITASNYARDKGAPYVDVICVNSYFSWYHDPGHIEVIPIQLNTQFENWYGKYQKPIIQSEYGADAVPGLHNDPLVMFTEEYQKVVLQSYHSVFDQKRSQYVIGELIWNFADFMTAQGITRVVGNKKGIFSRQRQPKAAAFILKERYWRLANETGRLPPWTKYPCSF from the exons ATGGTGTTACCTGGCGGGCTCGCGGTTCTCCGGGCCCTGTGCCTGTTTGCCGTGTTTGACGCGGTGTGTCTGCTGGACTCCGGCATGCTCTTCCCCCGGGAGTCTTCCTCCAGAGAGGTGAAGGAGCTGAACGGGCTGTGGGGCTTCAGGGCTGACAAGTCTCCAAACAGGAACCAGGGCTTCGAGAGGGCATGGTACAAAAGTCGCCTGGCAGAG ACTGGCCCAGTGATTGACATGCCAGTTCCTGCCAGCTACAATGACATCACCCAGGACCCCACACTGAGGGATTTCATTGGCTGGGTGTGGTATGAGCGAGAGGTGGTGGTGCCCGCCCGCTGGGTCGCTGATGAAGGAACGAGAGTGGTTCTGAGAGTGGGAAGTGCTCACTATTATTCAGTAGTG TGGGTGAACGGGGTGAAAGTGACGGAGCATAAGGGCGGCCATCTTCCTTTTGAGGCTGAGATAGGCAGTTTAATCCGCAAGGACCCAACTATGCCGTGCAGGATCACCATCGCTGTCAACAACACGCTGACTCTGGAGAGTCTTCCTCCAGGAATCGTCCAGTACATGGATGACCGCACCAA GTATCCTGAAGGCTTTTTTGTGCAAAACATCTACTTTGATTTCTTCAACTATGCTGGTATACATCGTCCTGTCTTGCTGTATACCACTCCTAAGGCTTATGtggatgacatcactgttgtgACTGACTTTGTGGATAACATTG GTCTAGTCAAATACAAGGTATCAGTCCAAGGTGATGCCACAGCCACCCTGACGGTCACTTTGATAGACAAAGATGGCCACTGTTTGGCCTCCTCCAGCGAGCCATCTGGAGTGCTCAAAGTAGTTGACGTCAAGCTGTGGTGGCCGTATCTGATGCACGAGAATCCAGGTTATCTTTACTCTCTGGAG GTTCGCTTAGTGGCAGCCAATGAGGATGTGTATACTCTACCATTTGGCATCCGCACAGTCAACGTTACCAGCACCCAGTTCCTCATCAACAACAAGCCCTTCTATTTCCATGGAGTCAATAAACACGAGGACGCTGAT ATTCGAGGTAAAGGCTTGGACTGGCCCCTGATTGTCAAGGACTTTAACTTATTGAAGTGGTTGGGGGCCAACTCGTTCCGCACCAGCCACTACCCCTATGCTGAGGAGATCCTACAGATGTGTGACCGCCATGGCATCGTGGTGATAGACGAGTGCCCGGGGGTGGGCATCAAAGACAT CCGCAGTTTCGGGAACGCCTCCCTGACCCATCACCTGGCTGTCATGGACGAGCTTGTGCGTCGGGACAAGAACCATCCATCTGTGGTCATGTGGTCAGTAGCCAATGAGCCGGCTGCAGAGATGCCTCCGGCTGAATACTATTTCAA GACATTGATAAAACATACCAAAGCTCTGGACCCTATCCGGCCCGTCACTTATATCACAGCCAGTAACTATGCCAGGGACAAAGGG GCTCCCTATGTGGATGTAATCTGCGTGAACAGTTACTTCTCCTGGTACCATGATCCAGGCCACATAGAGGTCATCCCCATCCAGCTCAACACTCAGTTTGAGAACTGGTATGGAAAGTACCAGAAGCCCATCATCCAGAGCGAATATGGAGCAGATGCCGTGCCAGGACTTCACAAT GATCCACTTGTGATGTTTACTGAGGAGTACCAGAAGGTGGTCCTGCAGAGCTACCACAGTGTGTTTGACCAGAAAAGGAGTCAGTATGTCATTGGTGAACTCATCTGGAACTTTGCCGACTTCATGACTGCCCAAG GGATCACCCGTGTGGTGGGGAACAAGAAGGGCATTTTCAGCAGGCAGAGGCAACCTAAAGCAGCAGCATTCATCCTGAAGGAGCGGTACTGGAGACTGGCAAATGAAACGGGCAGACTACCTCCTTGGACCAAGTACCCCTGCTCATTCTGA